A section of the Manis javanica isolate MJ-LG unplaced genomic scaffold, MJ_LKY HiC_scaffold_25, whole genome shotgun sequence genome encodes:
- the LOC140847613 gene encoding olfactory receptor 5AN1-like translates to MIRRRNITEITHFILLGFSDFPRIKAVLFAVFLVIYVTTLTWNLSIIILIRMDSHLHTPMYFFLSNLSFLDISYVTSTAPKMLSDFFQEQHTITLVGCAVQYFFFAALGLTETCLMTAMAYDRYAAICNPLLYSSIMSPTLCVQMVLGSYMAGLSASLSQLCAILQLHFCGPNVIHHFFCDMPQLLVLSCTDTFFVRLLAAVLIIFYGIINVVVIIVSYGYIIISIMKITTAKGRSKAFNTCASHLTAVSLFYTSGMFVYLRSSSGGSSNFDRFASVFYTVMIPMLNPLIYSLRNKEIKDALKRLQKKGGYC, encoded by the coding sequence ATGATTAGGAGACGAAATATTACAGAGATCACCCACTTCATCCTGTTGGGGTTCTCCGATTTTCCCAGAATCAAAGCAGTGCTCTTTGCTGTGTTCCTGGTGATCTACGTTACAACTCTGACTTGGAACCTGAGCATCATCATCTTAATAAGGAtggattcccacctccacacacccatgtacttcttcctcagcaacctgtccttcctagacatcagctatgtgacctccacagcccccaagatgctgtctgacttttttcaggaACAGCATACCATCACTCTAGTGGGTTGTGCTGTTCAGTACTTCTTCTTTGCAGCCCTGGGACTGACTGAGACTTGTCTCATGAcagccatggcctatgaccgctatgctgcCATTTGTAATCCACTTCTCTATTCATCAATCATGTCACCCACCCTCTGTGTTCAGATGGTGCTGGGCTCCTATATggctggcctctctgcttccCTATCCCAGTTGTGtgccattcttcaactccacttctgtgggcctaatgtcatccaccacttcttctgtgacatgccccaGTTGTTAGTCTTGTCCTGCACTGACACTTTCTTTGTTCGACTCTTGGCTGCTGTATTAATAATATTCTATGGAATAATAAATGTCGTGGTTATCATAGTATCCTATGGCTATATCATCATCTCCATCATGAAGATCACTACAGCTAAAGGCAGGTCCAAGGCTTTcaacacctgtgcttctcacctgacAGCGGTTTCCCTCTTCTATACCTCAGGTATGTTTGTCTATTTGAGGTCCAGCTCTGGTGGTTCTTCCAACTTTGACAGATTTGCATCAGTTTTTTACACAGTGATGATTCCCATGTTGAATCCCTTgatttacagtctgaggaacaaggaaatcaaagatgcctTGAAGAGGTTGCAGAAGAAGGGAGGGTATTGCTAA